A window from Pangasianodon hypophthalmus isolate fPanHyp1 chromosome 16, fPanHyp1.pri, whole genome shotgun sequence encodes these proteins:
- the sox18 gene encoding transcription factor SOX-18 codes for MEAAQLSQSPCSCVLEASTQPSQVVECGAWVASSSSSPVGPERSRRFDHEAGGGVKERRTGSPDSSQSSEGKCGAEPRIRRPMNAFMVWAKDERKRLALQNPDLHNAVLSKMLGQSWKALSTLDKRPFVEEAERLRLQHLHDHPNYKYRPRRKKQPKKIKRVEPGLLLHGLGGCSGTGDAYPQHPHPHHLLPSLGHFRELHPGSGAQDLEIYGLPTPEMSPLDVLEEGGGDSVFFPPHMQDDVGLAPWVNYHQHQQQSQSHHANHHPPNIHSLHHSHPHPHLNQKPAPGCRSMHEKCSEPTNPHNLFPSHSSISLPEEAKVPQPSSVPLQSVYYGQIYGNTPQQPFTSQLGQLSPPPESSTPVPTPSASQVPPPSLDNNDHLGPSADFWSEVDHHEFEQYLSASRTRVNRSTACEESSTLISALSDASNAVYYSACITG; via the exons AGGCCAGCACTCAGCCCAGCCAGGTTGTGGAGTGTGGAGCATGGGTCGCTTCGTCATCTTCCAGCCCAGTAGGTCCTGAGAGGAGCCGCAGGTTTGATCATGAAGCAGGTGGTGGAGTGAAGGAGAGGAGAACAGGAAGCCCGGATTCAAGCCAATCCAGTGAGGGAAAGTGTGGGGCTGAGCCGAGGATCCGGAGGCCCATGAATGCCTTTATGGTGTGGGCTAAGGATGAACGCAAGCGGCTGGCATTGCAGAATCCAGATCTACACAACGCCGTGCTAAGCAAGATGCTAG GCCAGTCCTGGAAGGCTCTGAGCACACTGGACAAGCGTCCCTTCGTAGAGGAAGCCGAACGTCTCCGACTGCAACATCTTCATGACCATCCCAACTACAAATACCGGCCTCGGCGCAAAAAGCAGCCCAAAAAGATAAAGCGAGTGGAGCCTGGCCTGCTTCTCCATGGTCTTGGTGGATGCTCTGGGACTGGAGATGCCTACCCCCAGCACCCTCATCCCCACCACCTTCTACCCTCTTTGGGCCATTTCCGAGAACTTCATCCTGGATCTGGTGCACAGGATCTGGAGATCTATGGCCTCCCCACGCCTGAGATGTCTCCTCTGGACGTGCTGGAGGAGGGCGGAGGAGACTCTGTCTTCTTTCCCCCTCACATGCAGGATGATGTGGGCTTGGCACCTTGGGTCAACTATCACCAGCACCAACAGCAAAGCCAAAGCCACCATGCTAACCACCATCCCCCAAATATCCACTCTCTCCACCActcccacccccacccccacctcaACCAGAAACCTGCACCAGGTTGCCGTTCCATGCACGAGAAATGCTCAGAACCTACGAACCCTCACAATCTCTTCCCTTCCCATTCCAGTATAAGTCTCCCAGAAGAGGCTAAGGTCCCACAACCCTCTAGTGTTCCACTTCAAAGTGTTTACTATGGTCAGATTTAtggaaacaccccacaacagCCCTTCACCTCTCAACTTGGCCAACTTTCTCCCCCTCCAGAATCTTCCACCCCGGTTCCTACTCCCTCTGCCTCCCAGGTTCCACCACCCTCCCTGGACAATAATGACCATCTAGGACCTTCGGCAGATTTCTGGAGCGAAGTGGACCATCATGAGTTTGAGCAGTATTTGAGTGCCAGCAGGACTCGAGTAAACAGGAGCACTGCATGTGAAGAGAGCAGCACGCTCATATCAGCCCTGTCTGATGCCAGCAACGCTGTCTACTACAGCGCCTGTATTACTGGATAA